The Penicillium digitatum chromosome 6, complete sequence genome contains the following window.
GTGAAGAAGGCTAAGAAGAAGGATGTGGCGCCTGTaccgaagaaagagaaggctGTCCGGAAGGAGGTTGATATCGCAGATGCTACTGGGCAACAAGATGGCGATGATGCTGCCGTGGCCAAGCCTAAGAGGAAACGTCGTCATGCTAAGAGTGGTCCTCGTGAAGACTTCGAGGGGGCTGCCGAGCCCAATGAGGCTATGGAGATTGACACTTGATTGAATCTTTACGGCATAGGCGACTCATGATGCTGGTTATCATTGCATGCATTCTCAACCTTGTTTCACTCTTGGGTGCGGCGTTTAGATCGGACGGGTTATATCTAAAAGTTAAGCTGTTGTACATCATCATAGTAATGCACACCTGATATTATTCTTATAACCCCCAGTACATCGTAGATCAAGTGATTCACATAAGGGTTAGATAGAACACGGGAAATTAGAAAGAGCGAAGTCCAGTCAGTCATATACATATATTTACACGTTCAGTTATCGTACAGGTTTTCTGCCCCAGATGAGATGAGAGGCGATTAAATAGGCCTGGATTTGCTTATCCCAATGCATTCCCAAGAGTAGATGTCCCAGTCGGCTTCCAATCTCTGAGCCGTGCGGAAGGCTGCCACTGATACCAAGCAGCGGTGCTGTCTTTTTAGGTATGAGTCAAATAGAGGAATAGCCATAGAAAGCACACTCCAAACTCTAATCTCAAACATGATGGCATGTGCTCATGTCGCGGCACAGTCTATTGCTTCGCAGCATTAGCCGCCGCAACATTTgccgcagcagcagcagccaccGCCACTGCAGGCCCTTGATCAAGCTCGCGCTCCTTGGCCCATATCTCCTCAACGCGCCGACGGTTGCTGCGCGCCTCGTCTCGGTTGCGCTTTGCGCGGTCGAATCGCTCTGCGgagaggcatttgttcaCTTCAACTTTGATATCGTTGCAGCTTCCAATGACTTTGTGTAGGAATCCCTTGGCATGACAATCATCGAGAGCAGTCATGATTTCTTCGCAATCTGTGTGACATCAGTCAGTCTCGGCATATGAAGGGGGATAGGATGGTTGGAGGGATCTTCCGGGTATAGCGGACTCAACATACTGACATTGTATGAGGTATGAAGGTGAGAATGCATAGTTGAGGTGTTAATGGGTTGAAAAGCAGAACAACTTGAAGAACAATTGCAAGTCCTATCGTACGATCACCGCAAAGCACGAACATCGCAGTTCCGCAAAACACCCGGGCGGTAAGGAAATCAGGTAGATTCTGCCGGGCGGACAGCCCCTCAGGCACAccgataaaaaaaaatatcgccgataaaaaaaaaagaggacgGGTGGGATTAGTTTTGTCACAACACTTTCACAATGTCTTCCATGATTACGACTACGACGTGGGTGAAGCGCGGTGTCGCTGCCCAGTTCCCTACCAAATATGAGATTGATGAGGCCGAGATGGGCCGCATATCTAAGCTTGCGCGCATGCAGCTCGAGGATGCGAAGGACGATATGAATGCTGCCCAGGAAGGATCTGGAGATGAGGGTGATGATGCTATGGAGGATGATACTGAGGAGAAGCCCTCGGCCAATGGCACAGATGCAAAGAGGTGAGAAATTTTGAGCACAGTGAGGGTTTAACTTTTGCTAATCGGAGTTAcagcgatgatgatgtgTTGAAAGAATTCGACATGGATAATTACGACAAGGAGGAGGTTGATGAGGACGGCGAAAAAATTACCATGTTCGGCAATGTTCAGTCCCTGGCCTACCACCAGCCCAACGAGGAAGACCCGTACCTTGTGATCCccgaggacgaggatgatgaagaacGCGAGGAGCTCCAGATTATGCCCCACGACAACCTTCTATTGGCCGGAAAGGCGGAGGACGAAGTTGCGCACTTGGAGGTCTACGTCTACGAAGACCAAGCTGACAACCTCTATGTTCACCACGACATCATGTTGCCCGGCATCCCGCTTTGCACGGAGTGGCTTGATATTCCTGTCGGCAAGAACCCTGAAGGTCGCACACAAGGAAACTTTGTGGCTATCGGAACAATGGAGCCCGATATCGAAATCTGGGACCTGGATGTCGTGGACTGCATGTACCCCAACGCGATTCTCGGACAGGGTGGCCAGGATGCcgagaagaccaagaagaagcaaaagaagaagcccaaGGCCAACGACGAGTTCCACATCGATGCCGTCCTGGCGCTGGCCGCCAACCGTCAGCACCGCAACCTGCTTGCCTCCGCCTCAGCCGACAAGACCGTCAAGCTCTGGGATCTCAACACTGCCACCTGCGCCAAGTCCTACTCCAACCACAAGGACAAGGTCTGCTCACTAGACTGGCACCCGACCGAGTCCACCATTCTGCTGAGCGGCAGTTATGACCGCACCGTCGTAGCAGCGGACATGCGTGCACCGGATGCCCAGGCCCGCTGGGGTGTCGACGCAGACGTCGAGTGTGTCCGCTGGGACTCGCACGACACTAACTTCTTCTACGTGACTACCGACGGAGGCATGGTTTACCGCTACGACATGCGCAATGTCCCCACCACCCCTGCCGAGTCCAAGCCAGTCTGGTCTTTACAAGCACACGACTCCTCCGTCTCATCCTTCGACATTAACCGCTACATTCCCGGCTTCCTGGTGACTGGGTCAACAGATAAGACCGTCAAGCTTTGGAGTGTCGAGAATGACAAGCCCACTCTTGTTGTGACGCGCAAGCTTGAGGTCGGTAAGGTGTTCTCTACTACCTTCGCTCCCGACAAGGAGGTCAGCTTCCGGTTGGCGGTTGCTGGCAGCAAGGGTAATGTACAGATCTGGGATGCTTCGACTAACGGCGCTGTTCGTCGTGCGTTTGTCTCTCGTCTACCCGACCTTGCTGGTGAAGTTCAGGAGCGCACTATTGGTATCAatgctgatgatgatgagtccgatgatgacgaggaagaggagggtGATGAGGGTGAGCCTCGTGGTGGTGATGGATGGGAGTCGATGGATGAAGACTAGATGGACACAGATACCCGTGGATCCTTCCGTTTCATATGCGTCAAAAATAGATTTGCTGTGGGGTTTTTGCATTTTAATGACTAGTCTGTTCTGAATTTTTGAAATCTGAGAACATTTCAAGTGACATTTAAATGAGCGTCGAAGTATTTAATATCAAGACGGCAAGCGTAAGAACCGTCTTGAGAGAATTTTATTAATTTTTATCCTATGTCAATGAAGCAAGAACTCTGCGTTCCTTGAAGGAAAACCATTCATGAATCTGCTTAATGGTTAAAGATCCTTGTCACATACTGTTCTATTTATCTGAAAATAAGAAGGTCCCCGAAGACAGAGACGGGGACAGTATAGACTCCCAGCGGCATAGAGCCACCAAGTATAGGAGGCAATgcattctaccacgacttGGTACTTAATTACTAGCCTTACCTTGCAGCATCTTAATAATTACATGGACCAATTTTTCCAGTTTGACTTCATAAATCGCCGCACCACGTGGCCCAGCCCGCCTGGTTCGATCCTTCTAGCGGACCCACACAGTAAACCTTATTCTAAAATCGACCCCGCATGATGTACAATGATTAAGGATGGATGATACTTGGCCTTGCATTGCTCAGCAGTCTCTTCCAAGTTTGACCGCAAAATTGCGAAGTCTGACACAAAATAAGCCTGAACAGGTCTCATCTGTTTACTATGCAAAGTCTTTACATTGTTTTTCATTGCTGATTGATTGATCATCAAGAACTATATGGCGACGTTCGTTTCCCTCGCTTCTTGATGGCCGACCTAGTGAATTGCCAATTCATTGGCATAAGTACTAATACCACCAAACCTTTCGATCGTGTGGAGTGGAGTGTATGACGACAATACCCTTTCCCCGGTATCAGCTCGATGAAAGGTAGTTCTGACAAGATCATACTCCTTCAAAAGACGAATTTAAATCATCTACCTGCAAAATCTTACAATCGGGGTCAAAAGAAAGACGTAAACTGGCTGATAATAATTGTGATGCCCCAAGCGAGAAAAGCTCTCCACACAAGTACTACGGCTTGGTCGACGTTACAAGGCATCTAGACAGTAAGGCTTCCTTTGCTCTTCATTTCGTTTGGCCTTTCTTTATCCCCATGGAGCATATAAAGGGCTCCATGGTAGTAGTTAGActcatcgtcttcatctaTCTTTGACCGCTTTTTGTTTCTTGCTTCCTGTATAGAGACTCCGGGCTGCAGTTCTCAAAAGGTGAATCGACTACTGTACATCCCCTTAACCCATGCAACGTTGAAGTGAAGACTTTCCAGCTCCCTTAACCTGGGATGCATGAGCTGCTGAAAATCCCGCGTCTGGACTACATAGTACTATATGATGTCAAGCTAAGGTAGTGTGACATTTTACACAAGAGTACAGATAATCGACCTAGGG
Protein-coding sequences here:
- a CDS encoding Cytochrome c oxidase biogenesis protein Cmc1-like, with product MHSHLHTSYNVNCEEIMTALDDCHAKGFLHKVIGSCNDIKVEVNKCLSAERFDRAKRNRDEARSNRRRVEEIWAKERELDQGPAVAVAAAAAANVAAANAAKQ
- a CDS encoding RRNA processing protein Pwp1, putative, with translation MSSMITTTTWVKRGVAAQFPTKYEIDEAEMGRISKLARMQLEDAKDDMNAAQEGSGDEGDDAMEDDTEEKPSANGTDAKSDDDVLKEFDMDNYDKEEVDEDGEKITMFGNVQSLAYHQPNEEDPYLVIPEDEDDEEREELQIMPHDNLLLAGKAEDEVAHLEVYVYEDQADNLYVHHDIMLPGIPLCTEWLDIPVGKNPEGRTQGNFVAIGTMEPDIEIWDLDVVDCMYPNAILGQGGQDAEKTKKKQKKKPKANDEFHIDAVLALAANRQHRNLLASASADKTVKLWDLNTATCAKSYSNHKDKVCSLDWHPTESTILLSGSYDRTVVAADMRAPDAQARWGVDADVECVRWDSHDTNFFYVTTDGGMVYRYDMRNVPTTPAESKPVWSLQAHDSSVSSFDINRYIPGFLVTGSTDKTVKLWSVENDKPTLVVTRKLEVGKVFSTTFAPDKEVSFRLAVAGSKGNVQIWDASTNGAVRRAFVSRLPDLAGEVQERTIGINADDDESDDDEEEEGDEGEPRGGDGWESMDED